A genomic stretch from Candidatus Hydrogenisulfobacillus filiaventi includes:
- a CDS encoding protein of unknown function (Evidence 5 : Unknown function): MRLVVKKIAPVWLDRVLAEAKHWEIRRADDWTWRPGDWLVLAGWDDAWLPHAALVRVQEALSGVPGLRIGYRLLVISPPVARLALPPGALRHDDASARYHWRLAAEAAMGWGGRWDQTNAPRPEPEARP, translated from the coding sequence ATGCGGCTGGTGGTCAAGAAGATCGCCCCGGTCTGGCTGGATCGCGTCCTGGCGGAGGCGAAGCACTGGGAAATCCGACGGGCCGACGACTGGACCTGGCGCCCCGGCGACTGGCTGGTGCTGGCCGGATGGGACGACGCCTGGCTGCCCCACGCCGCGCTGGTCCGGGTGCAGGAGGCGCTGTCCGGGGTGCCCGGGCTGCGGATCGGCTACCGCCTGCTCGTCATCTCCCCGCCGGTGGCGCGCCTGGCGCTGCCCCCCGGGGCGCTCCGACACGATGACGCCTCCGCCCGCTACCATTGGCGGCTGGCGGCGGAGGCGGCCATGGGCTGGGGCGGGCGATGGGACCAGACCAACGCGCCCAGGCCGGAGCCGGAGGCACGCCCATGA
- a CDS encoding protein of unknown function (Evidence 5 : Unknown function), with translation MIAFRRERNGMDHWHLRLFGDDHHDPDPVLLLALIGLRQAYIDRFRSAWWDDGRIVVGTRTGGPNREFSTNETLTTNPHYCHDLDDEDDPSYAYFEFEVSGEIAADVEHARRHPLDPVPERLRRWLERAGVEIDG, from the coding sequence ATGATCGCGTTTCGAAGGGAGAGAAACGGAATGGACCATTGGCACCTGCGACTGTTTGGGGATGATCACCACGACCCCGATCCCGTGCTGCTGTTGGCGCTGATCGGGTTGCGGCAAGCGTACATTGATCGATTCCGTAGCGCGTGGTGGGATGACGGGCGGATCGTGGTGGGGACGCGGACGGGCGGTCCCAACCGGGAGTTCTCCACCAACGAGACCCTGACCACGAACCCCCATTATTGCCACGACCTGGATGACGAGGATGACCCCTCCTATGCGTACTTCGAGTTTGAAGTGAGCGGGGAAATCGCCGCGGACGTGGAGCATGCCCGGCGGCATCCATTGGACCCCGTGCCGGAGCGGTTGCGCCGGTGGCTGGAACGGGCGGGCGTGGAGATCGACGGCTGA
- a CDS encoding protein of unknown function (Evidence 5 : Unknown function): protein MCGAEVGKRKGRALYMSWKPHELVVARHADWPRPLTPRWAGSLAPWRIWGAGTPRTATWPARSGLPAKPSHPNQESGG, encoded by the coding sequence TTGTGCGGGGCGGAAGTCGGCAAAAGGAAAGGACGGGCGCTGTATATGTCTTGGAAGCCACACGAGCTCGTCGTTGCTCGGCATGCCGACTGGCCGCGCCCGCTCACCCCGCGTTGGGCCGGGAGTTTGGCTCCGTGGCGGATATGGGGGGCGGGCACCCCGCGAACGGCCACCTGGCCCGCTCGAAGCGGGTTGCCAGCAAAGCCATCGCATCCGAACCAGGAAAGCGGAGGCTGA
- a CDS encoding Ribonucleotide reductase of class III (anaerobic), large subunit, with the protein MGGIAMNLVDAYLDRSDWRVQENSNMDYSLQGLNTYLSGAAVADHWLTRVYPAPIAEAHRSGDLHIHDLGTLGPYCVGWDLYDFLRRGIAGVRGKITSTPPRHFRTALGQLVNLLYTLQGEAAGAQAVSNLDTLLAPFIRADGLSYADVKQALQEFVFNLNVPTRVGFQAPFTNITLDVTVSPTYKDWPVVIGGEDQDTTYGDYQAEMDLFNRAFCEVMLEGDGQGRGFTFPIPTYNVTRDFPWDSEVGQAIARMTAKYGTPYFANFVSADLNPEDARSMCCRLRLDLRELRKRGGGLFGANPLTGSIGVVTINLPRLGYLSRSREEFFLRLAHLMDLAKESLLVKRRQVEEWTRQGLYPYSAVYLEPVRGASGEYWNNHFNTIGLVGMQEAAMNLLGRGIASEAGHAFAREVLDFMRERLVRYQEETGQLFNLEATPAEGVSYRLARLDKERYPGIVQAGDPEGDPYYTNSTHLPVGYTTDPFEALDHQHDLQTRYTGGTVLHLFLGERVEDPRVIGELVTAITRNYGIPYFTFTPTYSICPRHGYLAGEQWECPSCHAPTEVWSRVVGYYRPVQSWNRGKRQEFSDRRAYAVQMD; encoded by the coding sequence ATGGGGGGGATCGCCATGAATCTGGTAGACGCCTACCTGGATCGCTCGGATTGGCGGGTCCAGGAGAACAGCAACATGGACTACAGTCTGCAGGGACTTAACACCTATCTGTCCGGTGCCGCTGTGGCGGATCACTGGCTGACGAGGGTGTATCCTGCTCCCATCGCGGAGGCGCATCGCTCCGGGGATCTGCACATCCATGATCTGGGCACCCTCGGACCCTATTGCGTGGGCTGGGACCTGTACGACTTCCTGCGCCGCGGCATCGCCGGCGTCCGGGGCAAGATCACCTCCACCCCGCCCCGCCATTTCCGCACGGCCCTGGGGCAGCTGGTCAACCTGCTGTACACCCTGCAGGGGGAGGCGGCGGGTGCGCAGGCGGTGTCGAACCTCGACACCCTCCTGGCCCCCTTCATCCGCGCCGACGGCCTCTCCTACGCCGACGTCAAGCAGGCCCTGCAGGAGTTCGTCTTCAATTTGAACGTCCCTACCCGGGTGGGCTTCCAGGCCCCCTTCACCAACATCACCCTGGACGTCACCGTCTCCCCCACCTACAAGGACTGGCCGGTGGTCATCGGCGGCGAGGACCAGGACACCACCTACGGCGACTACCAGGCGGAGATGGACCTGTTCAACCGCGCCTTCTGTGAGGTGATGCTGGAGGGCGACGGGCAGGGCCGGGGCTTCACCTTCCCCATTCCCACCTACAATGTGACCCGGGACTTCCCCTGGGACTCGGAGGTGGGCCAGGCCATCGCCCGCATGACCGCCAAGTACGGGACGCCCTATTTCGCCAACTTCGTGAGCGCGGACCTGAACCCCGAGGACGCCCGCTCCATGTGCTGCCGGCTGCGTCTCGACCTCCGGGAGCTCAGGAAGCGGGGCGGCGGGCTCTTCGGCGCCAACCCCCTCACCGGCTCCATCGGGGTGGTGACCATCAACCTGCCCCGCCTCGGGTACCTGTCCCGGAGCCGGGAGGAGTTCTTCCTCCGCCTCGCGCACCTGATGGACCTGGCCAAGGAGAGCCTGCTCGTGAAGCGCCGGCAGGTGGAGGAGTGGACCCGGCAGGGGCTCTACCCCTACTCCGCCGTTTACCTGGAGCCGGTGCGGGGGGCGTCGGGCGAGTACTGGAACAACCACTTCAACACCATCGGCCTGGTGGGCATGCAGGAGGCGGCCATGAACCTCCTGGGCCGGGGGATCGCGTCCGAGGCCGGGCACGCCTTCGCCCGCGAGGTGCTGGACTTCATGCGCGAGCGCCTGGTGCGCTACCAGGAGGAGACCGGCCAGCTCTTCAACCTGGAGGCCACCCCGGCCGAGGGCGTGAGCTACCGCTTGGCGCGCCTGGACAAGGAGCGCTACCCCGGCATCGTGCAGGCCGGAGACCCGGAGGGGGATCCTTACTACACCAACAGCACCCATCTGCCGGTGGGCTACACCACCGACCCCTTCGAGGCCCTCGACCACCAGCACGACCTGCAGACCCGCTACACCGGCGGCACCGTGCTGCATCTCTTCTTAGGCGAACGGGTGGAGGATCCGCGGGTGATCGGGGAGCTGGTGACCGCCATCACCCGCAACTACGGCATCCCCTACTTCACCTTCACCCCCACCTACAGCATCTGCCCCCGCCACGGCTACCTGGCGGGCGAGCAGTGGGAGTGCCCCTCCTGCCACGCCCCCACCGAGGTCTGGAGCCGGGTGGTGGGCTACTACCGCCCGGTGCAGAGCTGGAACCGCGGCAAGCGGCAGGAGTTTTCCGATCGCCGCGCCTACGCCGTCCAGATGGATTGA
- a CDS encoding protein of unknown function (Evidence 5 : Unknown function) translates to MVTMRVINGRSEGEPMGEIRRRILDAYLEGASPVRSALAAADVALRTLHGRDVAFLRRQAPPAFRLDAWLRMRAVTYALRGIGPAFRPLDGARARGLDGDDLQRWITQLMGPPGAEAVASVVVDLALWLTADPKDRRALMMAGKSTYDHTDAHRMILRLRDQWSPRIIRDGAERAWEGVLRDAAEVGGVAIRSFSARSPSASIRRGTAPAAGRTANASPARAQRAILAHPEALRPVPGSGADLASVWARVSHGARVEIARAILADLADEEAVRMVDAWLRSRPE, encoded by the coding sequence ATGGTGACGATGCGGGTGATCAACGGCCGGTCGGAAGGAGAGCCGATGGGAGAGATCCGGAGGCGGATCCTGGACGCCTATCTGGAGGGGGCCAGCCCCGTCCGGTCGGCGCTGGCTGCGGCGGACGTCGCGCTTCGGACGCTGCACGGCAGGGACGTCGCGTTCCTGCGCCGACAGGCGCCGCCGGCCTTCAGACTGGACGCCTGGCTACGGATGCGGGCCGTCACCTACGCCCTGCGCGGCATCGGCCCCGCCTTCCGTCCCCTGGACGGCGCCCGGGCCCGCGGGCTCGATGGAGACGATCTGCAACGATGGATCACCCAGCTGATGGGGCCCCCGGGCGCGGAGGCGGTGGCCAGCGTGGTCGTGGACCTGGCGCTATGGCTGACCGCCGACCCCAAGGATCGGCGCGCCTTGATGATGGCGGGCAAATCGACCTATGACCACACCGACGCCCATCGGATGATCCTGCGCCTGCGCGACCAGTGGTCGCCGCGCATCATCCGCGACGGCGCGGAGCGGGCATGGGAGGGCGTGCTGCGGGACGCCGCGGAGGTCGGCGGCGTCGCCATCCGCAGCTTCTCCGCGCGTTCGCCCTCCGCGTCCATCCGGCGGGGGACGGCCCCCGCCGCCGGCCGGACGGCCAACGCCTCCCCCGCCCGCGCTCAGCGGGCAATCCTGGCCCATCCCGAGGCGCTCCGCCCCGTTCCCGGTTCGGGCGCCGACCTCGCCTCCGTCTGGGCGCGGGTGTCCCATGGGGCGCGGGTCGAGATCGCCCGGGCCATCCTGGCCGACCTTGCGGACGAGGAGGCCGTGCGGATGGTGGACGCCTGGCTGCGGAGTCGCCCCGAATAG
- a CDS encoding protein of unknown function (Evidence 5 : Unknown function), which translates to MDTLLGVVRRRLEAVGASDVAVVDVGASQESLSILLDCDEQVVAIDLARALRLLDALGVGADRVRIAAFRTVDGVSVSLEMPMDDLPGEVRRAAGQ; encoded by the coding sequence ATGGACACGTTGCTAGGCGTGGTGCGCCGGAGGCTGGAGGCGGTTGGAGCGTCTGACGTCGCCGTGGTGGATGTCGGAGCGTCTCAGGAGTCTCTGTCGATTCTGCTCGACTGCGATGAGCAGGTCGTGGCGATCGATCTGGCGAGGGCGCTGCGTCTGCTCGACGCGCTGGGCGTGGGCGCGGACCGGGTGCGGATCGCCGCCTTCCGAACCGTGGACGGCGTCTCGGTCAGCCTGGAGATGCCGATGGACGATCTGCCGGGCGAGGTGCGGCGGGCGGCAGGACAATGA
- a CDS encoding protein of unknown function (Evidence 5 : Unknown function), translated as MQRPKRDVRRSQRRPDGAGPLQIGVQDPPPDLSHRLSFRPAVDHPHRHHTPRLPRRFRVGHHRRRLVEHPTFGAICQRFGLWVSDRIAKDPFLRTSGRPDPPGSARFGPVSGGNDPNGPRGVPISCGILRRHTTYGGDRHESGRRLPGSLGLAGPGEQQHGLQSAGT; from the coding sequence GTGCAGCGTCCGAAGCGCGACGTCCGCCGCAGCCAGCGCCGACCGGACGGGGCTGGCCCCCTCCAGATAGGCGTCCAGGATCCGCCTCCGGATCTCTCCCATCGGCTCTCCTTCCGACCGGCCGTTGATCACCCGCATCGTCACCATACCCCGCGCCTCCCTCGTCGGTTTCGGGTCGGCCATCATCGCCGCCGTTTGGTGGAGCATCCCACGTTCGGGGCGATCTGTCAACGGTTCGGGCTGTGGGTTTCCGACCGCATCGCGAAGGATCCGTTCCTACGGACGTCCGGACGACCGGACCCGCCCGGTTCAGCCCGCTTCGGGCCGGTTTCCGGGGGGAACGACCCCAATGGACCACGCGGGGTCCCCATATCTTGTGGTATTCTTAGGAGGCATACTACATATGGGGGGGATCGCCATGAATCTGGTAGACGCCTACCTGGATCGCTCGGATTGGCGGGTCCAGGAGAACAGCAACATGGACTACAGTCTGCAGGGACTTAA
- a CDS encoding protein of unknown function (Evidence 5 : Unknown function), with protein sequence MDRNDWRAMADLRTWAATAVLWSGLRFGLRDGEVGLVAVGRPRRLGDGSLVISTGRADVPVTAETARWWLLARPGLADRRVEPARRLAGAPDGTPDHALRLGLAARWPPVTDAWAWMRMEGDEAEVLIVTPPAWRPFARAALAATDLRELGSSPGAATAVCAVQAVSVSAALMWRSAS encoded by the coding sequence ATGGATCGGAACGATTGGCGGGCCATGGCGGACTTGCGGACGTGGGCCGCGACGGCGGTGCTGTGGTCTGGCCTCCGGTTCGGGTTGCGGGACGGCGAGGTTGGCCTGGTGGCTGTGGGCCGTCCTCGCCGCCTGGGCGACGGGAGTCTCGTCATCTCCACCGGACGGGCCGACGTGCCAGTCACCGCGGAGACGGCCAGATGGTGGCTGCTGGCGCGGCCGGGCTTGGCGGATCGGCGGGTGGAGCCCGCCAGGCGGCTGGCGGGCGCTCCGGACGGGACGCCGGATCATGCCCTACGGCTGGGACTGGCGGCGCGATGGCCCCCAGTCACGGACGCCTGGGCGTGGATGCGGATGGAGGGCGATGAGGCGGAGGTGCTGATCGTTACGCCGCCTGCTTGGCGACCGTTCGCGCGGGCGGCGCTCGCCGCCACGGACTTGCGGGAGCTGGGATCGTCGCCCGGGGCGGCCACGGCCGTCTGCGCCGTGCAGGCGGTATCCGTCTCCGCCGCGCTGATGTGGAGGAGCGCTTCTTGA
- a CDS encoding protein of unknown function (Evidence 5 : Unknown function), with protein sequence MRQQKEAFCHRPHALLVPKEHCLDAACVGHVDAIEGWQQPVFNIKATGRGSYQRTRLTKHGFPRGYLMRRKSAFGFQTGDLVKAVVTTGKKAGTYRGRVAIRASGSFNIQTGTGLVQGIHHRFCTLIQRADGYGYSWAKIAFAKGGAVTGAAYAAALSLPGLNAGVSRATR encoded by the coding sequence TTGCGCCAGCAAAAGGAGGCATTTTGTCATAGACCCCACGCCTTGCTGGTACCGAAGGAGCATTGCCTGGACGCCGCATGTGTGGGGCACGTAGACGCCATCGAAGGATGGCAACAGCCAGTGTTCAACATCAAGGCCACAGGACGCGGTAGCTACCAGCGCACGCGACTGACGAAACACGGCTTTCCGCGTGGATACCTGATGCGGCGCAAGAGCGCATTCGGATTCCAGACCGGGGATCTGGTCAAGGCCGTCGTCACCACGGGCAAAAAAGCGGGAACGTATCGGGGTCGCGTGGCGATTCGCGCTAGTGGCAGCTTTAACATCCAAACCGGAACGGGTCTGGTACAGGGCATCCATCACCGTTTCTGTACGCTGATTCAGCGGGCAGACGGGTACGGGTATTCGTGGGCAAAGATAGCTTTTGCGAAAGGAGGAGCGGTAACAGGGGCGGCTTACGCCGCTGCGCTATCCCTCCCCGGCCTGAACGCCGGGGTTTCCCGCGCAACTAGATGA
- a CDS encoding protein of unknown function (Evidence 5 : Unknown function), which translates to MIENQAAQAPRHSAEAGPVLHTIGYEGLALDDLHALLAEERIRVVVDIRWTPISRKPGFSRSGLAETLPAWGVGYESARGLGSPPALRQDLLASGSWEAFALGYGRWLAWQEPTVQELAERVRDGNRMALLCVEADALRCHRSLVAAALLDRVDAVWVDGSRAGWRRMDGLDSGGAAR; encoded by the coding sequence ATGATCGAAAACCAGGCGGCGCAAGCCCCGCGCCACAGTGCTGAGGCAGGCCCGGTCCTCCACACCATCGGATACGAGGGTCTGGCGCTGGACGACCTGCATGCCCTGCTGGCCGAGGAGCGGATCCGGGTCGTCGTGGACATCCGATGGACGCCCATCAGCCGCAAGCCCGGCTTCTCCCGCAGCGGATTGGCGGAGACCCTGCCAGCATGGGGCGTCGGCTATGAGTCGGCGCGGGGTCTAGGCAGTCCCCCAGCACTGCGCCAGGATCTGCTGGCCTCCGGGAGCTGGGAGGCGTTCGCCTTGGGCTATGGGCGATGGCTGGCGTGGCAGGAGCCGACGGTGCAGGAGCTGGCGGAGAGGGTGCGGGATGGGAATCGGATGGCCCTCCTGTGCGTGGAGGCCGACGCCCTGCGCTGCCATCGATCCCTGGTGGCGGCGGCGCTGCTGGATCGCGTGGACGCCGTGTGGGTCGACGGTTCCCGGGCTGGCTGGCGCAGGATGGATGGTCTCGACAGCGGTGGCGCGGCGAGGTAG
- a CDS encoding protein of unknown function (Evidence 5 : Unknown function): MPIRVHRICGHDETLWVQPPIWYIRRVAEAEPCLLCAKGWGDDPSARRQRVVEWTAEEDRSIVEGIRKGEAWGAIALRIGRSPSSVRDRAIRMGWYSNHSRSSSPPEARPWSEEETRRLRHGKERGLSWTDIASQLGRTPEAARKRWQLVKHRPVR; the protein is encoded by the coding sequence ATGCCCATCCGGGTTCATCGGATTTGCGGGCATGATGAAACGCTGTGGGTGCAGCCGCCAATCTGGTACATTCGGCGGGTGGCCGAAGCCGAGCCGTGCCTGCTGTGTGCGAAGGGGTGGGGCGACGATCCGTCCGCTCGTCGACAGCGGGTGGTGGAGTGGACGGCGGAGGAGGATCGATCGATCGTGGAGGGGATCCGAAAAGGGGAAGCCTGGGGAGCCATCGCGCTGCGCATCGGGAGATCGCCTTCCTCTGTGCGGGATCGGGCGATCAGGATGGGATGGTACAGCAACCATTCCCGGTCCTCCTCACCGCCAGAGGCCCGTCCGTGGTCGGAGGAGGAGACGAGGAGGTTGCGGCACGGCAAGGAGCGGGGCCTGTCTTGGACCGACATCGCCTCGCAGCTGGGGCGCACCCCGGAGGCTGCGCGCAAGCGGTGGCAGCTGGTGAAGCACCGCCCCGTGCGCTAG
- a CDS encoding conserved protein of unknown function (Evidence 4 : Unknown function but conserved in other organisms): protein MILNLTPHALQLRKADGSVLTLPPSGRIARVAAQDVVEGEIEGLLLHRMTLGQEITDLPAPEPGVVYVASLLAAQAAVAMGRSDVFAPGPAIRDADGRIVGADGLSRP, encoded by the coding sequence ATGATCCTGAACCTGACGCCGCACGCCCTCCAGTTGCGGAAGGCGGATGGGAGCGTTCTCACCCTGCCGCCCTCCGGGCGCATCGCCCGGGTGGCGGCCCAGGACGTGGTGGAGGGGGAGATCGAGGGCCTTCTCCTTCATCGGATGACCCTGGGTCAGGAGATCACGGATCTCCCAGCCCCGGAGCCTGGGGTCGTGTATGTGGCATCCCTCCTCGCGGCCCAGGCCGCCGTTGCGATGGGTCGGTCTGATGTCTTCGCCCCGGGCCCAGCCATCCGGGACGCGGATGGGCGCATCGTGGGGGCGGATGGGCTGAGCCGCCCCTAG